In one Carassius carassius chromosome 12, fCarCar2.1, whole genome shotgun sequence genomic region, the following are encoded:
- the LOC132154582 gene encoding integrin beta-1-A-like: MDVKLLLFSLLLGLSRAQLDGNECTKASAQSCGECIQAGEKCGWCIDKDFLKQGEQKSTRCDEVEALIKKGCSEANIQNPRGTVIVNKNQPLTDRTKDGVKLKPDEITQIQPQKLTLDLRSGEAQKFNLTFKRAEDYPIDLYYLMDLSYSMKDDLENVKNLGTTLMTEMQKITSDFRIGFGSFVEKTVMPYISTTPAKLLNPCSSDQNCTSPFSYKNVLSLTAKGTQFNELVSKQQISGNLDSPEGGFDAIMQVAVCANQIGWRNVTRLLVFSTDAGFHFAGDGKLGGIVLPNDGKCHLQDNMYTMSHYYDYPSIAHLVQKLSENNIQTIFAVTEEFHPIYQELKNLIPKSAVGTLSSDSGNVINLIIDAYKSLSSEIILENNRLPEGVSISYISHCKNGVSEEGENGRKCSNISIGDQVTFEVAITAKGCPSNGKPETIKIKPQGFTEEVELVLNFICECACHKGGIPNSSECSGGNGTLECGACRCNEGRIGRLCECSKDEVRTDDLDANCRMDNGTDICSNNGDCVCGTCECKKRDNPEERYSGKFCECDNFSCDRSNNKLCGGHGRCECRKCMCDANYTGSACDCSLDTSTCLASNKQICNGRGTCECGQCKCTDLKFQGTTCEICPTCPGVCTEHKDCVQCRAFGTGEKKDTCKEQCNNFILVKKKKKEELPQPNDQPYINHCKERDANDCWFFFTYATKNDSTVEVHVAEELECPAGPDIIPIVAGVVAGIVLIGLALLLIWKLLMIIHDRREFAKFEKEKMNARWDTGENPIYKSAVTTVVNPKYEGK, from the exons GACTTTCTGAAACAGGGTGAGCAGAAGTCCACACGCTGTGATGAGGTTGAAGCTCTGATTAAGAAGGGCTGCTCTGAAGCCAACATACAAAATCCTCGGGGGACTGTTATTGTCAACAAGAACCAACCTTTAACTGACCGCACAAAGGATGGAGTAAAACTGAAGCCAGATGAGATCACCCAGATTCAACCACAGAAACTCACCCTAGACCTCAGATCAG GTGAAGCTCAGAAGTTTAATCTGACATTCAAGAGGGCTGAGGATTATCCTATAGATCTCTACTACCTGATGGACCTCAGCTACTCAATGAAAGATGATTTAGAGAACGTCAAAAACCTGGGAACCACCCTTATGACTGAAATGCAAAAGATCACATCTGACTTCCGGATTG GCTTTGGCTCCTTTGTGGAGAAAACTGTCATGCCTTACATCAGCACAACACCAGCCAAACTGCTAAACCCCTGCTCATCAGACCAGAACTGCACCAGCCCGTTCAGCTATAAAAATGTGCTGAGTTTGACTGCAAAAGGAACTCAGTTTAATGAGCTTGTTAGCAAGCAGCAGATCTCGGGAAACCTGGACTCACCAGAGGGAGGGTTCGACGCCATCATGCAAGTGGCTGTCTGTGCG AATCAGATCGGCTGGAGGAATGTTACCCGTCTGCTTGTGTTTTCCACGGACGCTGGATTCCACTTCGCTGGAGACGGAAAACTGGGTGGCATCGTGCTTCCTAATGATGGGAAATGCCATCTGCAGGATAACATGTACACCATGAGCCATTactat GACTATCCTTCGATTGCACACCTTGTTCAAAAATTAAGTGAAAACAACATTCAGACCATTTTTGCAGTAACTGAAGAGTTCCATCCAATTTACCAG GAGCTGAAAAACCTCATTCCAAAGTCAGCTGTGGGAACGCTATCCTCGGACTCGGGCAATGTGATAAACCTAATTATTGATGCATATAAA TCTCTGTCCTCTGAGATCATTCTGGAGAACAATAGGCTCCCTGAAGGTGTGTCCATCTCCTACATCTCGCACTGCAAGAATGGAGTGAGTGAAGAAGGAGAAAATGGACGAAAGTGCTCCAACATCTCCATTGGAGATCAG GTGACGTTTGAAGTAGCGATCACAGCTAAAGGCTGTCCATCTAATGGCAAACCAGAGACTATAAAGATCAAGCCGCAGGGCTTCACAGAGGAGGTGGAGCTCGTCCTCAACTTCATCTGTGAATGTGCGTGTCATAAAGGGGGAATCCCGAACAGTTCGGAGTGTAGCGGCGGCAACGGTACCCTGGAGTGTGGAGCATGCAG GTGCAATGAGGGACGTATCGGCAGACTTTGTGAATGTAGTAAAGACGAGGTCAGAACAGATGATCTGGACGCGAACTGCCGCATGGATAACGGGACGGACATCTGCAGCAACAATGGGGACTGCGTTTGTGGAACATGTGAGTGCAAAAAAAGAGACAACCCAGAGGAGAGATACAGCGGGAAGTTCTGCGAGTGTGACAACTTCAGCTGCGACCGCTCCAACAACAAGCTCTGCGGAG GTCATGGTCGTTGTGAATGCCGAAAGTGTATGTGTGACGCTAACTACACGGGCAGTGCGTGCGACTGCTCTCTGGACACCTCCACCTGTCTGGCCAGTAACAAACAGATCTGTAACGGTCGGGGCACCTGCGAGTGCGGCCAGTGCAAATGTACCGACTTAAAGTTTCAGGGTACAACTTGTGAAATCTGCCCAACCTGCCCCGGAGTCTGTACTGAACACAA GGATTGCGTCCAGTGCCGAGCATTTGGTACTGGTGAAAAGAAAGACACGTGTAAAGAACAATGTAACAACTTCATTCttgtaaagaagaagaagaaggaagaaCTTCCTCAGCCCAACGACCAGCCATACATCAATCACTGCAAAGAGCGTGATGCTAATGACTGTTGGTTCTTCTTCACCTACGCTACTAAGAACGACAGCACCGTTGAGGTCCATGTGGCAGAGGAACTTG AGTGTCCAGCTGGCCCTGACATCATCCCCATCGTTGCGGGTGTGGTCGCAGGAATCGTTCTGATTGGTTTAGCACTTCTGCTCATCTGGAAGCTGCTCATGATTATTCATGACCGCAGAGAGTTCGCCAAGTTCGAGAAAGAGAAGATGAATGCCAGATGGGACACG GGCGAGAACCCCATTTACAAGAGTGCTGTGACAACGGTGGTCAACCCTAAATATGAGGGCAAGTAA